In Geminocystis sp. NIES-3709, a single genomic region encodes these proteins:
- a CDS encoding glycosyltransferase codes for MKKSNNPLVSIIIVVKNGEKFLQTAIESILNQSYKNYEIIVIDGNSIDKTPIIVQSYSQIRYFLQNSQGIANAYNQGIDEAKAELLTFLSCDDIWTYDKLKIQVDYMINNPKIQYVVGKVKFFLEERNLPPSGFKKELLEEDHIAKIMETLMVRKNVFEKIGKFNPEFLIAEDTDWFARCQDAKIPMKIIDKVFLYKRIHNNNASLNDPQYNQYILKILRESIHRKRKNLTDTKLCY; via the coding sequence ATGAAAAAAAGTAATAATCCATTAGTTAGTATAATTATAGTAGTTAAAAACGGTGAAAAATTTTTACAAACTGCTATTGAAAGTATTTTAAATCAAAGTTATAAAAATTATGAAATTATTGTTATAGATGGTAATTCTATCGATAAAACCCCAATTATTGTTCAATCTTATTCTCAAATTCGTTATTTTCTACAAAATAGTCAAGGAATAGCTAATGCCTATAATCAAGGAATTGATGAGGCAAAAGCTGAATTACTTACTTTTCTCTCTTGTGATGATATTTGGACTTATGATAAACTAAAAATTCAAGTTGATTATATGATTAATAATCCAAAAATTCAATATGTTGTAGGGAAAGTAAAATTTTTTTTAGAAGAAAGAAATTTGCCCCCTTCAGGATTTAAAAAAGAATTATTAGAAGAAGATCATATCGCTAAAATTATGGAAACCTTAATGGTAAGAAAAAATGTTTTTGAAAAAATAGGTAAGTTTAACCCGGAGTTTTTGATTGCCGAGGATACAGATTGGTTTGCGAGATGTCAAGATGCAAAAATTCCGATGAAAATAATTGATAAAGTATTTTTATATAAACGGATACATAATAATAATGCTTCTTTAAATGATCCTCAATATAATCAATATATACTCAAAATTTTAAGAGAATCAATACATCGCAAAAGAAAAAATTTAACTGATACAAAGTTATGTTATTAA
- a CDS encoding ribonuclease HII yields MTTILDFSISDYISDGEGLVAGVDEVGRGCLCGSVVACAVVLPYNKSYLLENIGVKDSKKLTAKQREEKVSAIKAIVMDWCIAEVDHKTIDSINIHHASLLAMSNAIKGLSVSPSLCLVDGKFSLPNLSYPQVSLIKGDARSSIIASASILAKVDRDNKMIAYHDQYPEYDWKNNKGYGTKKHLLAIKKYGLTPLHRLSFSPCQENIN; encoded by the coding sequence ATGACAACCATACTTGATTTTTCTATTTCTGATTATATCTCCGATGGGGAAGGTTTAGTGGCAGGAGTGGATGAAGTGGGGAGGGGATGTTTATGCGGTAGTGTTGTCGCCTGTGCGGTGGTTTTACCCTATAACAAAAGTTATTTACTAGAAAATATAGGGGTAAAAGATAGCAAAAAATTGACGGCAAAACAACGAGAGGAGAAGGTATCTGCCATTAAAGCTATTGTAATGGATTGGTGTATCGCAGAGGTAGATCATAAAACGATCGACAGTATTAATATTCATCATGCTTCTTTGTTAGCTATGAGTAATGCCATTAAGGGTTTATCCGTGTCTCCTTCTCTGTGTTTAGTTGATGGTAAATTTTCTCTTCCTAACTTATCTTATCCTCAAGTTTCTCTAATTAAAGGGGATGCTCGATCGAGTATCATTGCCAGTGCTAGTATATTAGCTAAAGTCGATCGAGATAATAAAATGATTGCTTATCATGATCAATATCCTGAGTATGATTGGAAAAACAATAAAGGTTATGGTACTAAAAAACATTTATTAGCTATCAAAAAATATGGTTTAACTCCCTTACATCGTCTTTCTTTTTCTCCCTGTCAAGAAAATATTAATTAG
- a CDS encoding permease translates to MNQIQSAFTLFTSLLVEAMPFLLMGVLLSSSLIFFLDESTLITKLPKNPFLGAIIGSIFGFFFPVCECGNVPVARRFLLKGLPTSVAVSFLLAAPAVNPIVLWSTYVAFRGQPQIVWLRLIFSLIIAITMGCLFSLQRDPRPLLKPLLAKRLTTLMAEVEKEKLASEKTIIKEYSLLQSGSFILGAEGKTIKMDENLLKNTDDKNSTMSWWQKWDLFINNVQIELRELGGVLILGSAIAASIQVFVPREIILNLGQDTITSILAMMILAAVVSICSTVDSFFVLSFASTFTTASLVAFLVFGPMIDIKAIGLMLSIFKPRMIFYLMAIVAQLTFILTLSYSYFY, encoded by the coding sequence ATGAATCAAATACAATCAGCTTTTACCCTCTTTACCAGTTTATTGGTAGAGGCTATGCCTTTTCTTTTAATGGGGGTATTGTTATCGAGTAGTTTGATCTTTTTTTTAGATGAAAGTACTTTAATTACTAAATTGCCGAAAAATCCTTTTTTGGGAGCGATTATAGGGAGTATTTTTGGTTTTTTCTTCCCTGTGTGTGAGTGTGGTAATGTTCCTGTTGCCCGAAGATTTCTGTTAAAAGGTTTACCCACTTCGGTGGCAGTATCATTTTTATTAGCCGCCCCGGCGGTAAACCCGATCGTATTGTGGTCAACTTATGTTGCATTCAGAGGACAACCGCAAATAGTTTGGTTAAGGTTAATTTTTTCCCTAATTATTGCTATTACTATGGGTTGTCTTTTTAGTTTACAACGAGATCCTCGTCCTTTGCTTAAACCCCTATTAGCTAAACGATTAACGACTTTGATGGCTGAAGTGGAAAAAGAAAAATTAGCTTCAGAAAAAACGATCATCAAAGAATATAGTTTATTACAAAGTGGTAGTTTTATTCTTGGTGCTGAGGGTAAAACAATAAAAATGGATGAAAATTTATTAAAAAATACAGATGATAAAAACTCTACAATGTCATGGTGGCAAAAGTGGGATTTGTTTATTAATAATGTCCAAATAGAGTTAAGGGAATTGGGAGGAGTGTTAATTTTAGGAAGTGCGATCGCTGCTTCCATACAAGTTTTTGTACCAAGAGAAATTATTTTAAATTTAGGACAAGATACGATTACTTCTATTCTCGCTATGATGATTTTAGCAGCAGTAGTTTCTATTTGTTCCACTGTTGATTCTTTCTTTGTTTTATCTTTTGCTTCTACTTTTACCACTGCATCTTTAGTCGCTTTTTTGGTTTTTGGCCCAATGATAGATATTAAGGCAATTGGTTTAATGTTGTCTATTTTTAAGCCTAGAATGATTTTTTATTTAATGGCGATCGTTGCTCAATTAACTTTTATTTTAACCTTATCCTATAGTTATTTTTATTAG
- a CDS encoding DUF1822 family protein: MTNLTFIDTAIDEIKIQLTDEIKNNCWEKTNCLSNDVTCFRGYLNLLVRNTFCEWLNLMLDINFIDEMALEDNLSIWEFINGNAINIDLSQIVLIPIETQDKTEFSIPEEWLKIPLWVGNYYIPVEVNLEENYLSFWGYVSHEDVLSYGKLDSFNHCIDFPSECLETDLNLLCLEYEYGWDSIPQIQPLSILSSQEKENLFTTIQDKLSPRIFINFNQWLSFISDNSTRHQLFLNRQSLNLSQWLYGQFSDAIIKGWQSLEELKERYFVPDFTLSSAVSFRSLSITESLKILQKNLDRGLISCDQVQVNNILKTLSNLVINNEIKSQIITTLVNFINHEEDEEIRWNAALALQKLDRNHPNSPIWQGKIINLENYDLGLLVSILPKNNQKIDIFIRVYCLDKNIYLPNNLILQIIDDSNNIFTEIITENNDTIIQYKFWGIQSEHFKIKLILRFSYIEEFFCI; this comes from the coding sequence ATGACTAATTTAACTTTTATTGATACTGCTATAGATGAAATAAAAATTCAATTAACTGATGAAATAAAAAACAACTGTTGGGAAAAAACTAATTGTTTAAGTAATGATGTAACTTGTTTTCGTGGTTATCTTAATCTTTTGGTAAGAAATACTTTTTGTGAATGGTTAAATTTAATGTTAGATATTAATTTTATTGATGAAATGGCATTAGAAGATAATTTGAGTATTTGGGAATTTATTAACGGAAATGCCATTAATATTGATTTGAGTCAAATTGTTTTAATTCCCATAGAAACTCAAGATAAAACGGAATTTTCAATTCCTGAAGAATGGTTAAAAATTCCCTTATGGGTGGGAAATTATTATATTCCAGTAGAAGTCAATTTAGAAGAAAATTATCTTAGTTTTTGGGGTTATGTTTCCCATGAAGATGTACTTAGTTATGGTAAGTTAGATTCTTTTAATCATTGTATTGATTTTCCTTCGGAATGTTTAGAAACTGATTTGAATTTACTTTGTTTAGAATATGAATATGGTTGGGATTCTATTCCACAAATTCAACCTTTATCTATATTATCTTCTCAAGAAAAAGAAAATTTATTCACTACTATTCAAGATAAATTATCTCCCCGTATTTTCATAAATTTTAATCAATGGTTGAGCTTTATTAGTGATAATTCTACTCGTCATCAACTATTTTTAAATCGTCAATCTCTAAATTTAAGTCAGTGGTTATATGGTCAATTTTCTGATGCTATAATCAAGGGTTGGCAAAGTTTAGAAGAATTAAAAGAACGATATTTTGTCCCTGATTTTACCTTATCTTCTGCTGTTTCTTTTCGATCGTTATCTATCACTGAATCTTTAAAAATTCTTCAAAAAAATCTCGATCGAGGATTAATATCTTGTGATCAAGTACAAGTCAATAATATACTTAAAACACTTTCTAATTTGGTTATTAATAACGAAATAAAATCACAAATTATCACTACTTTAGTTAATTTTATTAATCATGAAGAAGATGAAGAAATTCGTTGGAATGCAGCTTTAGCATTACAAAAACTCGATCGAAACCATCCAAATAGTCCTATTTGGCAAGGAAAAATCATTAATTTAGAGAATTATGATTTAGGTTTATTGGTCAGTATTTTGCCTAAAAATAATCAAAAAATTGACATTTTTATAAGAGTTTATTGTTTAGATAAAAATATCTATTTACCTAATAATTTAATTTTGCAAATAATTGATGATAGCAATAATATTTTTACAGAAATAATAACTGAAAATAATGATACTATTATTCAGTATAAATTCTGGGGTATTCAATCAGAACACTTCAAAATTAAATTAATATTAAGATTTAGTTATATTGAAGAGTTTTTTTGTATTTAA
- the aroA gene encoding 3-phosphoshikimate 1-carboxyvinyltransferase encodes MINLIKNAQSHQLIIENKASSLRGKISIPGDKSISHRALMLGAIASGETTIEGLLLGEDPRSTAHCFQEMGAKVSELNTEKVIVTGIGENGLQEPLNVLDAGNSGTTMRLMLGLLASQPNKFFTVTGDDSLRSRPMSRVIQPLQQMGAIIYGRNSNKNAPLAVIGQNLKAIHYHSPIPSAQVKSCILLAGLMTEGKTTVTEPALSRDHSERMLRSFGATLEIDPDTHSVTIEGGTKLQGQTVIVPGDISSAAFWLVAGAITPNSDLMIENVGINPTRTGILEALIMMEADITILNEREAAGEPVADLRVKSSKLKACTIEGAIIPRLIDEIPILAVAACFAEGTTIVKDAEELRVKESDRLAVMATELNKMGANITELSDGLEIRGGNNLKGATMDSYTDHRIAMSLAIAGLNADGKTTINRAEAASISYPTFVDTLTIISQF; translated from the coding sequence GTGATTAACCTCATTAAAAACGCCCAATCTCATCAATTAATAATCGAAAATAAAGCATCTTCTCTACGGGGAAAAATCTCGATTCCGGGTGATAAATCTATTTCTCACCGAGCTTTAATGTTAGGTGCGATCGCATCTGGAGAAACCACGATCGAAGGTTTATTATTAGGAGAAGATCCTCGTAGTACGGCTCACTGTTTTCAAGAAATGGGGGCAAAAGTTTCCGAATTGAATACCGAAAAAGTAATCGTCACAGGCATTGGAGAAAATGGATTACAAGAACCTTTAAATGTATTGGATGCGGGGAATTCAGGTACAACCATGCGTTTAATGTTGGGGTTATTAGCAAGTCAACCAAACAAATTTTTCACTGTCACAGGAGATGATTCTCTGAGAAGTCGTCCCATGTCAAGAGTAATTCAACCATTACAACAAATGGGTGCAATTATCTACGGTAGAAATAGTAATAAAAATGCACCTTTAGCGGTGATTGGACAGAATCTTAAGGCAATTCACTATCACTCTCCTATCCCCAGCGCACAGGTTAAATCTTGTATTCTTCTTGCTGGATTAATGACAGAAGGCAAAACCACCGTTACCGAGCCTGCTTTGTCGAGAGATCATAGTGAAAGAATGTTACGATCGTTTGGTGCTACCCTCGAAATTGATCCTGACACCCATAGCGTCACCATTGAAGGAGGAACAAAATTACAAGGACAAACAGTCATAGTACCGGGCGATATTAGTTCGGCGGCATTTTGGTTAGTAGCAGGAGCAATTACACCCAATTCCGATTTAATGATCGAAAATGTAGGTATTAACCCCACTCGTACAGGTATTTTAGAGGCTTTGATAATGATGGAAGCGGATATTACCATTCTCAACGAAAGAGAGGCCGCTGGTGAACCAGTGGCAGACTTAAGGGTAAAATCAAGTAAACTCAAGGCTTGTACCATAGAAGGAGCGATTATTCCCCGTTTAATCGATGAAATTCCTATCCTTGCCGTGGCCGCTTGTTTCGCAGAAGGTACTACGATTGTTAAGGATGCGGAAGAATTGCGAGTAAAAGAAAGCGATCGATTAGCAGTAATGGCCACAGAATTGAATAAAATGGGAGCAAATATTACCGAGTTATCAGACGGATTAGAAATTAGAGGGGGTAATAACCTGAAAGGTGCAACAATGGATAGCTATACTGATCACCGTATAGCCATGAGTTTAGCTATTGCAGGTTTAAACGCTGATGGAAAAACAACTATTAATCGTGCAGAAGCGGCCTCTATCTCTTATCCTACTTTTGTTGATACTTTGACTATCATTAGCCAATTTTAA
- a CDS encoding TIGR03943 family putative permease subunit encodes MNINNRESWFNFIDIIDIIGIFLWSLLLFKYWLTGQLNLLIHPNYFLLVFITSILLFLLSIAKSISIFIKSKQKPNINNSTNNQHTNLLPKGWASSLLIVVAILGLIIQPTVLSSQTAIQRGVTDSLPPTTLETQSFLTQTPPEKRSLIEWVRTLNAYPEPDNYTGQKAHITGFVVHLDHLPDNYIYLSRFILTCCAVDAYPVGIVVELPKSRQEFPPDSWLEIQGMMKTETLPSLDSSSQDTNREKRQLVLQAGNVQIIPTPSNPYSY; translated from the coding sequence ATGAATATAAATAATAGAGAATCATGGTTTAATTTTATAGATATTATAGATATAATTGGTATTTTTTTATGGTCTTTACTACTGTTTAAATATTGGTTAACAGGACAATTAAATTTACTAATTCATCCTAATTATTTTTTGTTAGTATTTATTACCAGTATTTTATTATTTTTATTATCGATCGCTAAAAGTATTTCAATATTTATTAAATCTAAACAAAAGCCTAACATCAATAATTCTACTAATAATCAACATACTAATTTATTACCAAAAGGATGGGCTAGTAGTTTATTAATTGTTGTGGCAATTTTAGGTTTAATTATTCAACCTACCGTGTTGAGTAGTCAAACAGCGATTCAAAGAGGAGTAACAGACTCATTACCGCCAACAACCTTAGAAACTCAATCTTTTCTTACCCAAACACCCCCAGAAAAACGATCGTTGATAGAATGGGTTAGAACTCTTAATGCTTATCCTGAGCCTGATAATTATACAGGACAAAAAGCTCATATTACAGGTTTTGTAGTGCATTTAGATCATTTACCTGATAACTATATATATCTATCTCGTTTTATTCTTACCTGTTGTGCCGTAGATGCTTACCCAGTGGGGATTGTGGTAGAATTGCCAAAATCTCGTCAAGAATTTCCTCCTGATAGTTGGTTAGAAATTCAAGGAATGATGAAAACCGAAACTTTACCTTCCCTTGATTCATCTTCTCAAGATACCAACAGAGAAAAACGTCAATTAGTCTTACAAGCAGGTAATGTTCAAATTATTCCAACTCCTTCCAATCCCTATAGTTATTAA
- a CDS encoding nucleotidyltransferase family protein — protein sequence MVFQLKNQVLRQNQKNYLNNQFSPEVQLLLLASRKTLSELNIKTIKLFTSSETINWQELINLATSHSVIPLVVYNLEKYCHENLPNDIKNILKIKFRNNAFKNIYLSKELLEIVQLLKNNNIDCICFKGASLATSIYENISLREFNDIDILIAKKDLLQAKKILLSNGGDFALRLLDNPKKEYIISDRIFIKFAKHLAYTIYWKKKKVEVDLHWQMFCYYFPLSLPIEYLNQSLEEIIIFNEKISTLSPENNLLLLCGHGTKDGWNKLSRICDIAELINYYPQLDWKLLIQEAKNRGALRLVLVGLSLANNLYQISLPDFISLKIINDKKIKYLTDEVEKSLFSECKKSIKKIDHFLFTIQFRERLRDKIKSIVYLLFIPTHAEWALFAPYELPIIFYYLLRPFILLNKFILKFKN from the coding sequence ATGGTATTTCAATTAAAAAATCAAGTATTAAGACAAAATCAAAAAAATTATCTTAATAATCAATTTTCTCCTGAAGTTCAATTACTATTATTAGCAAGTCGTAAAACTTTATCAGAGTTAAATATAAAAACAATAAAACTTTTTACTTCTTCTGAGACTATTAATTGGCAAGAGTTAATTAATTTAGCTACATCTCATTCTGTCATCCCTTTAGTTGTTTATAATTTAGAAAAATATTGCCACGAAAATTTGCCTAATGATATTAAAAATATATTGAAAATTAAATTTCGGAATAATGCCTTTAAAAATATTTATTTAAGTAAAGAGTTATTAGAAATTGTACAATTATTAAAAAATAATAATATTGATTGTATTTGTTTTAAGGGTGCAAGTTTAGCCACATCAATATATGAAAATATATCTTTAAGAGAATTTAATGATATTGATATTTTAATTGCTAAAAAAGATTTATTACAAGCAAAAAAAATATTATTATCAAACGGAGGAGATTTTGCTTTAAGATTATTAGATAATCCAAAAAAAGAATATATAATTAGCGATCGAATATTTATAAAATTTGCCAAACATTTAGCTTATACAATTTACTGGAAAAAGAAAAAAGTAGAAGTAGATTTACATTGGCAAATGTTTTGTTATTATTTTCCTTTATCATTACCTATAGAATATTTAAACCAAAGTTTAGAAGAGATTATAATATTTAACGAAAAAATATCGACTCTTTCACCTGAAAATAATTTATTATTACTATGTGGTCATGGAACAAAAGATGGTTGGAATAAATTATCGAGAATTTGTGATATTGCTGAATTAATTAACTATTATCCTCAATTAGATTGGAAATTACTCATACAAGAAGCAAAAAATAGAGGTGCATTAAGATTAGTACTTGTCGGATTATCTTTAGCTAATAATTTATATCAAATATCACTCCCCGATTTTATATCACTTAAAATAATTAATGATAAAAAAATTAAATATCTAACAGATGAAGTAGAAAAATCACTGTTTTCTGAATGTAAAAAATCAATAAAAAAAATAGATCATTTTTTATTTACAATACAATTTAGGGAAAGATTAAGAGATAAAATTAAGTCGATAGTGTACTTATTATTTATACCAACTCATGCTGAATGGGCATTATTTGCACCTTATGAATTACCTATAATATTTTATTATTTACTAAGACCTTTTATCTTGTTAAATAAATTTATTTTAAAGTTTAAAAATTAA
- the glp gene encoding gephyrin-like molybdotransferase Glp, producing MLTVTEVEKIILDLIKPIKDKEFVSLLDATNRILAENISSVLDFPYWDNSAMDGYAVKYTDVSIATENNPVSLKIVEEIPAGYCPQKTIAQGETARIFTGGMLPQGADTIVIQENTKREGDKVLVFVSPPTQNFVRHKGSFYRAGDTLLSAGIKINPPEMAILATAQCINIHVVRSPIVAILSTGDELITPDKELKLGQIIDSNQYLLASFIQQNGGIPLPLGIIPDDETALENAISQALEKADWVISTGGVSVGEYDYVDKVLSKLGGEIKVQSVKMKPGKPLTVATFGDKLYFGIPGNPVSTMVTCWRLLKTALEKLSGKTNYSFPSIVRGITRNYLRSDGMRETYLWGNVNLIDGYYQFTIADGSHSSGNLVNLQGVNGLGIIPIGTNLIEIGDDVKILLVN from the coding sequence ATGTTGACTGTTACTGAAGTTGAAAAAATTATTCTCGATTTAATTAAACCTATCAAAGATAAAGAATTCGTCTCTTTACTCGATGCGACTAATCGTATTTTAGCTGAAAATATTTCCTCTGTTCTTGATTTTCCCTACTGGGATAACTCTGCTATGGATGGTTATGCTGTTAAATATACAGATGTCTCGATCGCAACGGAAAATAATCCAGTATCTTTAAAGATAGTAGAAGAAATCCCCGCAGGATATTGTCCTCAAAAAACTATTGCCCAAGGAGAAACTGCCCGAATCTTCACGGGAGGGATGTTGCCTCAAGGGGCAGATACTATTGTAATTCAGGAAAATACAAAAAGAGAAGGGGATAAGGTGTTAGTGTTTGTATCGCCTCCAACGCAGAATTTTGTAAGACATAAAGGTTCTTTTTATCGTGCTGGAGATACTTTATTATCGGCAGGAATCAAAATAAATCCGCCAGAAATGGCTATCTTGGCCACCGCTCAATGTATAAATATTCATGTAGTTCGATCGCCTATTGTTGCGATTCTTTCGACAGGGGATGAATTAATTACCCCTGATAAGGAATTAAAATTAGGACAAATTATCGACTCTAATCAATATCTCTTAGCTAGTTTTATCCAACAAAATGGCGGAATTCCTTTGCCTTTAGGAATCATTCCCGATGATGAAACTGCCTTAGAAAATGCCATCTCTCAAGCGTTAGAAAAAGCGGATTGGGTTATTTCCACAGGAGGAGTGTCAGTGGGAGAGTATGATTATGTAGATAAAGTTTTAAGCAAGTTGGGAGGTGAAATTAAAGTACAAAGTGTGAAAATGAAACCGGGAAAACCTTTAACCGTTGCCACTTTTGGAGATAAGTTATATTTTGGGATTCCGGGAAATCCTGTTTCAACAATGGTAACTTGTTGGCGTTTACTCAAAACTGCTTTAGAGAAATTATCAGGTAAAACTAATTATAGCTTTCCTTCGATCGTGCGGGGAATTACTCGCAATTATTTACGCAGTGACGGTATGAGAGAAACTTATTTATGGGGTAATGTTAATCTAATAGACGGATATTATCAGTTTACCATTGCTGATGGTTCTCACAGTTCTGGCAATTTAGTTAATTTGCAAGGAGTGAATGGTTTAGGAATTATACCTATCGGTACAAATTTAATTGAAATCGGTGATGATGTAAAAATTCTTTTGGTTAATTAG